Proteins from one Shewanella pealeana ATCC 700345 genomic window:
- a CDS encoding tetratricopeptide repeat-containing diguanylate cyclase yields the protein MLDDVYHYQAVNLIGLRQYTDAFPLMERYLKSVENIGDNNVKAKAYMRMANLALNLEAYEDLRNYGEKALSLSQSSDKKVYCFSLILIAFADLKEYELKEAERGFKSSKLFCDQNELPLFGFMSGKGLAEIAMKMDDFESAEMQLNEVLAGYIKYGYKAEIISVHALLAKTNLRLKKYSQAEEFANKVMGLSDEPSHTEYKAIASKVLSQRYLESKQYKLAHDYLESHQHYSNLIFDDTKAKANAYQMAKFKHQEQAREIALLNQERQLVETQKELDRSDRTNNVMIMTMLAGSVIFLSLFLLYSHRQKVRYRRLALTDRLTSVYNRGAGQDFAENEFVQVSMRKADYAVIVFDLDLFKNINDSFGHATGDWTLKHVVSVIRPLIRDSDIFTRMGGEEFALFLPYSSEQTALKIAERCKLAVAAIDTKYSGHVFNISASFGVSCSTSEDLSLDPLLKRADIALYASKHSGRNRVTLYTPELKLQRPTDETQRSLVFN from the coding sequence TGATGCATTCCCATTAATGGAACGTTATCTTAAATCGGTAGAAAATATTGGCGATAATAATGTAAAAGCTAAGGCCTATATGAGGATGGCTAACTTAGCATTAAATCTAGAAGCGTATGAGGACCTTCGGAATTATGGTGAAAAGGCGTTAAGTCTGAGCCAAAGTTCTGATAAAAAAGTTTATTGTTTTTCTCTTATATTGATTGCGTTTGCAGATCTTAAGGAATATGAACTTAAAGAAGCGGAAAGAGGCTTTAAGAGTAGTAAATTATTTTGTGATCAAAATGAACTTCCTTTATTCGGTTTCATGTCTGGAAAAGGTTTGGCTGAAATAGCCATGAAAATGGATGATTTTGAAAGCGCCGAAATGCAACTTAATGAGGTCCTTGCCGGATACATTAAGTATGGCTATAAAGCGGAAATAATAAGTGTTCATGCTTTGCTTGCCAAGACGAACCTGCGACTCAAGAAGTATTCTCAAGCTGAAGAGTTTGCTAATAAGGTGATGGGGTTAAGTGATGAGCCCAGTCATACTGAATATAAAGCTATTGCCAGCAAAGTACTGTCGCAGAGATACTTAGAGTCAAAGCAGTACAAACTTGCCCATGATTACCTCGAATCCCATCAACACTATAGTAATTTAATCTTCGATGACACTAAAGCTAAGGCTAATGCCTATCAGATGGCTAAGTTTAAACACCAAGAACAGGCGCGCGAAATAGCCTTGCTCAATCAGGAGCGGCAATTGGTGGAAACTCAGAAAGAGTTAGACCGTTCCGACCGGACTAATAATGTCATGATAATGACCATGTTGGCGGGCAGTGTGATTTTCTTGTCGCTATTTTTGCTATACAGCCACAGACAAAAGGTGCGTTACCGTAGGCTGGCATTAACTGATAGGTTAACCAGTGTTTATAATCGCGGTGCCGGGCAGGATTTTGCCGAAAATGAGTTCGTACAGGTCAGCATGCGAAAAGCTGATTACGCTGTGATAGTGTTTGATTTAGATCTGTTTAAAAACATCAATGATAGTTTTGGTCATGCAACCGGTGACTGGACGTTAAAACATGTGGTGTCGGTGATTAGGCCGCTTATCCGCGATAGCGATATTTTTACTCGAATGGGAGGTGAAGAGTTTGCATTATTCTTACCTTATTCTAGCGAGCAGACCGCACTTAAAATAGCCGAGCGCTGTAAACTGGCGGTAGCTGCAATCGATACCAAGTATTCTGGCCATGTGTTTAACATTAGTGCTAGCTTTGGCGTATCGTGTAGCACTAGTGAAGATCTCAGTTTAGATCCGTTATTAAAGCGTGCCGATATCGCGCTCTATGCTTCGAAGCACTCGGGCCGTAATAGAGTGACGTTATACACACCTGAGCTTAAGCTACAGCGCCCGACCGATGAGACTCAGCGTTCACTGGTGTTTAATTAG
- the aceB gene encoding malate synthase A, with translation MTEQLTALDTCDALVSSQELQIKGQAVAGQEQVLTEGTLCLLKALCKQFAPQVPDLLANRQAKQKRIDLGELPDFLEETKEIRQGNWQIRGIPEDLQDRRVEITGPVERKMVINALNANAKVFMADFEDSLAPSWHKVVQGQINLRDAVNGDIGYTAPETGKHYSLNDNPAVLICRVRGLHMQEQHVQFGGVAIPAGLFDFCVYFYNNYCKLLSKGSGPYFYIPKLESHLEAKWWARVFAFVEARFCLQPGTIKCTCLIETLPAVFEMDEILYELRSNIVALNCGRWDYIFSYIKTLNNHSDRVLPDRQSVTMDKPFLSAYSRLLIKTCHKRGALAMGGMAAFIPAKDTELNQQVLAKVKQDKQLEARNGHDGTWVAHPGLADTAMAIFNEYIGEDHINQLHITRDVDAPIHARELLEPAKGQCTEAGMRLNIRIALQYIESWINGNGCVPIYGLMEDAATAEISRTSIWQWIKHRQQLTSGAVVTKALFKDMLVEELAHVKDEVGADRFTHGSFTQAAVLLEQITTADELVDFLTEPGYQLLVE, from the coding sequence ATGACAGAGCAATTAACAGCGCTAGATACTTGCGACGCACTGGTATCGAGTCAAGAGTTACAGATAAAAGGGCAAGCTGTTGCAGGGCAGGAGCAGGTATTAACTGAAGGCACACTGTGCTTGTTAAAGGCATTGTGTAAGCAGTTTGCGCCACAGGTGCCAGATTTACTTGCTAATAGGCAGGCAAAGCAAAAGCGTATTGATTTAGGTGAGTTGCCCGATTTTTTGGAGGAGACCAAGGAGATCCGTCAAGGGAATTGGCAGATCCGAGGTATTCCTGAAGACTTACAAGATAGGCGCGTAGAGATCACCGGGCCTGTTGAGCGCAAGATGGTGATCAATGCGCTTAATGCTAATGCCAAAGTGTTTATGGCCGATTTTGAGGATTCACTGGCGCCAAGCTGGCACAAGGTGGTGCAAGGTCAAATCAACCTGCGGGATGCGGTGAACGGTGATATTGGCTATACGGCGCCAGAAACAGGCAAGCATTATTCATTAAATGACAATCCTGCGGTGCTTATTTGCCGAGTCCGTGGTCTACATATGCAAGAGCAGCATGTGCAGTTTGGCGGCGTCGCCATTCCTGCTGGCTTGTTCGATTTTTGTGTCTATTTCTACAATAACTACTGTAAGTTATTGAGTAAGGGCAGCGGGCCGTATTTTTATATTCCTAAGCTAGAAAGCCATCTAGAGGCCAAGTGGTGGGCAAGAGTGTTTGCTTTTGTTGAGGCGCGTTTCTGTTTACAGCCTGGCACCATAAAATGTACCTGCCTAATTGAAACCCTACCCGCCGTCTTTGAGATGGATGAGATCTTGTATGAACTGCGCTCTAACATCGTTGCGCTTAATTGCGGTCGTTGGGACTATATATTTAGCTATATTAAAACCCTAAATAACCATAGCGACAGAGTGCTGCCCGACAGGCAGTCGGTCACCATGGATAAGCCATTTTTAAGTGCTTACTCTCGCTTATTGATCAAGACCTGCCACAAGCGTGGTGCGTTAGCTATGGGCGGCATGGCAGCCTTTATTCCAGCAAAAGATACTGAGCTCAATCAACAAGTGCTAGCTAAGGTTAAACAGGATAAGCAACTCGAAGCGCGAAATGGCCATGATGGCACTTGGGTAGCACATCCTGGGCTGGCCGATACTGCGATGGCAATTTTTAATGAATACATAGGTGAAGACCATATTAATCAACTACACATTACCCGTGATGTTGACGCCCCTATTCATGCTAGAGAGTTACTCGAACCTGCAAAGGGGCAATGTACAGAAGCTGGCATGCGCCTCAATATTAGAATTGCACTGCAATACATAGAGTCGTGGATTAACGGCAATGGCTGCGTGCCTATCTATGGCTTAATGGAGGATGCGGCTACGGCTGAAATATCTCGCACTTCAATTTGGCAGTGGATTAAGCATCGTCAGCAGCTTACCTCTGGGGCTGTGGTCACTAAGGCACTATTTAAGGATATGTTGGTAGAAGAGCTCGCCCACGTTAAAGATGAGGTAGGGGCCGATCGTTTTACTCACGGCAGTTTTACTCAGGCCGCAGTCTTGCTAGAGCAGATCACTACAGCAGACGAGTTGGTCGATTTTTTAACTGAGCCGGGATATCAACTGTTGGTGGAGTAA